The following coding sequences are from one Mycobacterium bourgelatii window:
- a CDS encoding type II toxin-antitoxin system TacA family antitoxin: MTSMKDDRLQLRVDAAAKRRLEAAASAAHLSVTAFVLQAASRAADDVLAERQTIHLSPNAAVALTEALNRPAQVNERLAAALQRPAKFTWLD, encoded by the coding sequence ATGACTTCGATGAAGGACGACCGTTTGCAGTTGCGGGTCGACGCCGCCGCCAAACGGCGACTAGAAGCGGCGGCAAGCGCGGCGCACCTCAGTGTGACGGCGTTCGTGCTCCAAGCCGCTAGCCGTGCCGCCGACGACGTGCTCGCCGAACGACAAACCATCCACCTCTCCCCCAATGCTGCGGTCGCTTTGACCGAAGCGCTCAACCGTCCCGCACAGGTCAACGAGAGGCTCGCAGCAGCATTGCAACGACCGGCGAAGTTCACCTGGCTCGACTGA